The Roseibium sp. Sym1 genomic interval GGAGATGGGTAACGCGGTTGAATGCGGTGACGGCGCGTCTTTTATCGACGGCAGTCTGAGTGCCCCATTCGTCGGCAAGCGACATGGCATCGTTTATGGCAGGCGTGATCTTTCGCAGCCCGGACGGCCTTGGCTTCGGCATAGGGAATATCCTTTTTTAGGCACGACTTTCCCGTGCGCCGAGGTGGCGTTTTGCGTTGACTGATTGTCCGGAGATCCCTATCCTCAGATCACATTTCAGAACTGATCTTCGAGTTGGCGCTCGAGGATTTTGAGGACAGAGCTTCCGTCGCTTCGGCTACGGGAGCTTTTTTCTTTTTAGGTTTGGCTCAATCTTCCTTTTGATACCATTTTTTTCGGTGTTGATTGATTCATCAAATTTCGCTCAAGCTAGTCTTGGAATCGCCTCCAATCAAGTTTGAAGAAGGTCTATCTAGCGTTTCTGCCGCTGCACAATTTTGAACGTGCCGCTCCACATTTTTGGACCTCCCGCTGCACACTTTTGAAACTCTCGCTGCACATTTTTAATTGTACTATCAGGGACTAGCGCGGATTTATCATCCTTGTAACCTCCATTTCGAGACACATGCAGAAGGATGGGCATCAATTCCTCATTGTAGGGTCTTTAAAAGGCTTGCAGCAGAGTCAAAAGCGATTACAACGCGACACGGAATTGTTGCAGCCAGGGCACGAACACGCGGAAAAGATTATAGATACCGTTTGATATCGCTTTATAGAGTGTTACTGAGCGGTTAAAACTCAGCCCGTTTAGACAAATCAAGGGGTGGTCATGGTGGCCGTTAAAGGTGGTGAAAGCCGCCGCAGGCTTATCGCCGGGCTGGAAGACACGCTGGGGTCTACGGTCCTGTCGGCGCTGTCGGACGAGGCCGTCGTTGAGATCATGCTCAACCCGGACGGACAGTTGTTCATCGAGCGTGTCGGCAAGGGCATGGAGCCCTCGGGCGAGATGACACCCCATGACGCCCAGATCATCATGGGCAAGGTCGCTCATGCGCTAGGTACCGAGATCACCTCTGACAAGCCGATCATTTCCGGTGAGCTGCCGATAGGCGGTCATCGTTTTGAGGGTCTTCTGCCACCGGTCGTTTCCAAGCCGTCCTTCACGATCCGCAAGAAGGCATCGCTGCTCATCCCGCTTTCCAAGTATGTCGAGGATGGCGTGATGACGGACGGCCAGACCGCCGTGATCCGCGATGCAGTTGCGGGCCGCAAGAACATTCTTGTCTCGGGCGGCACCGGCACGGGCAAAACGACCCTGACGAACGCGATCATTGGCGAAATGGTTTCCGTTGCACCGGATCACCGTCTCGTCATTCTGGAGGACACGGCGGAAATCCAGTGTGCCGCCAGGAACGCCGTGATCCTGCACACGTCCGACACCGTGGACATGCAGCGGCTCCTGAAATCGACGATGCGCTTGCGTCCCGACAGGATCATTGTCGGCGAAGTGCGTGACGGAGCGGCGCTGACGCTCCTTAAGGCATGGAACACGGGTCACCCGGGCGGCATCGCCACGGTTCACTCCGATAATGCCTATACCGCACTGACGCGGCTCGAACAGCTCATCGCGGAAGTGTCTCAGCAGCCCATGAGCCAAGTGATTGCGGAAGCTGTTGACCTGATTGTCTCAATCGAGCGCTCCCCGGAGAAGGGACGCATCGTTCGGGACATTGTGTCCGTCTCCGGCTTTCGGGACGGCACTTATGACGTCCGCTCAGCCGTTGCATCACAGTTCCTCAACAAGAATTCCAACGACAGACAAGGGACCCTTCATGTCGCGTAATTTTGTATTTCTTCTCTTTCTCGCCGGTGCAGGACTGTACCTAATTGAACCAGCCTTTGCCTCTGGTGGCGGTTCGCTTCCCTGGGAAGGTCCGCTTCAGCAGATCCAGGCCTCCATCAACGGTCCTGTCGCTGGCGCCGTTGGCCTGATCGCGGTCGCGATCGCCGGCGGCATGCTGATCTTCGGCGGCGAGCTCAACGACTTCGCCCGCCGCATGGCCTACGTGGTTCTGGTTCTCGGGATCCTTCTTGGCGCGTCCACGATCGTCGGCCTGTTCGGCTCTTCCGGCGCTTCCATCGGCATCGCTCCGGAAGGGAAAGCGGCAACCGTGGACCCGGCTCGTGACTGATGCGCCGGGCCTCAACAGAGCGCGGATCCACCGCGCTCTTTCACGCCCGACACTGTTGTTCGGGGCAGACCGGGAGCTGGTGCTCGTGACCGGTCTTGCCTCGGTCATTCTGATTTTCGTGATCCTGAAACCCTATGCCGCCGTGCTCGGCGTAGCGATCTGGATCGTGGTGGTTGGCGTGCTGCGGATGATGGCCAAGGCGGACCCGCGGATGCGCGCTGTCTATCTGCGACACGTCAGATACCGCGCTTACTACCGGCCGACATCCACGCCCTGGCGGAAATACTGAACATGGTAGCCCTCAAAAAATTCCGGCATGTCGCACCGTCCTTTTCCGACCTGCTCCCTTACGCGGCGCTGGTCGACAACGGCATTGTGCTCCTGAAGGACGGGGGCCTGATGGCCGGCTGGTATTTTGCCGGGCCGGACAGCGAAAGCTCTACTGCGTTTGAGCGGAACGAAGTCTCCAGGCAGATCAACTCGGTTCTGGCTCGCCTCGGCAACGGCTGGATGATCCAGATGGAAGCGGTTCGCATTCCCTCAACTGGATATCCGGCCAAGGAAAGCTCGCATTTTCCGGACCCGATCACTGCCTTGATCGATGACGAGCGCCGCCGACATTTCGAAGCCGGGGAGGGGCATTTCGAAAGCCAGCATGCCCTCATATTGACCTACCGACCGCCGGAGAAAAACAAGTCCAAGCTGGTGAAGTACATCTATTCGGACGAAGCCAGCCGGAACACGTCTTTTGCCTCCCGGACGCTTGAGTATTTCAAGACCACCATCCGCGAGTTCGAGCAGTACATGGCCAATGTCGTCTCGATCCGGCGCATGGAAACGCATGAAGTGCCAGAAAGAGAAGTGGGGAGGGAAGGGGAGAGGCGCGGCCGGTATGATGATCTGCTGCAGTTCGCCCGCTTCGCGCTGATCGGAGAAAACCATCCGATCAGGTTGCCGGACATTGCGATGTATCTCGACTATCTGGTGACGGCGGAATTCCATCACGGCCTCAACCCCATCATCGATGGTCGTTATGTCGGCGTGGTGGCGATCGACGGGTTTCCGGCTGAAAGCTGGCCGGGGATCCTCAACGCCCTCGATCTGATGCCGATCACCTATCGTTGGTCCAGCCGTTTCATCTTCCTGGATCCGATCGAGGCGCGAGCTGTTCTGGAAAAGACGCGCAAGAAGTGGCTTCAGAAGGTGCGGCCGCTGATGGACCAGCTCTTCAAGACAAACTCCGGATCGCTCGACCAGGATGCCATGATGATGGTCGGGGAAACCGAAGACGCGATTGCCGAGGCAAGCTCGCAGCTCGTCGCCTTCGGCCATTACACGCCTGTCATCGTGCTCTTCGACACGAACCAGGCGCGGCTTCAGGAGAAATGCGAGGCGGTGCGCCGGCTTATCCAGAACGAAGGGTTTGGCAGTCGCATCGAAACCCTGAATACGACCGAAGCGTTCCTGGGAAGCCTGCCGGGCGTTTCCTATGCCAACGTTCGCGAACCTCTGGTGAGCACGCGCAATCTCGCGGACCTGGCTCCGCTGAATTCGGTCTGGGCCGGATCGCCGGAAGCGCCGTGCCCGTTTTATCCGATTGGATGCCCGCCGCTCATGCAGGTAGCGTCCGGCTCATCGCCCTTCCGCTTCAATCTTCATGTCGGGGATTTGGGGCATACGCTGATCTTCGGACCGACAGGTTCAGGTAAATCGACGCTTCTCGCGCTGATCGTAGCTCAATTCTTTCGCTATCTGAATGCGCAGGTGTTCGTCTTCGACAAGGGCAAGTCGATGTATCCGCTCACGCTTGCCGTTGGCGCGGATCACTATGACGTCGGCAAGTCGGAGACGCTGGCCTTTGCACCGCTCTCATCCCTTGAGGACGATACCGACAAGGCGTTTGCTGCCGAGTGGCTGGAAACCCTGATCGAAATGCAGGGCGTGAAGGTTTTGCCGGAGCACCGCAACGCCATCACCACGCAGATCGACTTGATGTCGAAGTCTCAGCGCCGGTCGTTGACCGACTTCGTGTCGGGCGTCCAGAACCGGGAAATCAAGGACGCGCTGCAATATTACACTGTGGACGGCCCGATGGGCGCGCTCCTCGATGCCGAAGCGGACGGCCTGTCCCTCTCCAGGTTCCAGACCTTCGAGATCGAAGAGCTGATGAACATGGGCGACCGGAACCTGATCCCGGTCCTGCTTTATCTCTTCCGCCGGATCGAAAAACGCCTGACTGGGAACCCAAGTCTGCTCATCCTGGACGAGGCCTGGCTGATGCTTGGCCATCCGGTCTTCCGCGACAAGATCCGGGAATGGCTGAAGGTTCTGCGCAAGGCCAATTGCGCGGTGGTCCTGGCAACGCAATCGATCTCGGATGCCGATCGTTCCGGCATCATCGACGTTCTGAAGGAAAGCTGCCCGACCAAAGTTTGCCTGCCCAACGGCGAAGCCCGGGTGTCCGGAACGCGCGAATTCTACGAAAAGCTCGGCTTCAACGAACAGCAGATCGAAATCATCGCCTCGGCGATCCCGAAGCGAGAATACTACGTCACGTCCCCAGACGGTCGCCGGCTGTTCAACATGGCGCTCGGCCCGATCACACTGTCCTTCGTCGGCGCATCAGCTAAGGACGATCTCAAGCGGATCGATGAACTTCACCTCCACTACGGCGAAAAATGGCCCGCCGAATGGCTCAAGCAAAGAGGAATCGACAATGCCGAACAGCTTCTTGTCTAAATCGCTCGCCAGCGTTCTTTGTGTGATCGGCCTTGCAGGACCGGCCCATGCCGGCGGCGGCGGTATCACCGGCGCGACCGAGTTCACGCAGATCCTCAACAACAGCGAGCTCATTGCACTCGGCGGTCAGAACGCCGAGCAGATCGCCAATCAGGTGCAGCAAATCGGCAACCAGATCCAGATGATCGAAAACCAGATCTCGATCTACGAAAACATGCTGCAGAACACGTTGTCGCTGCCGATGCAGGTATGGGGCGAGGTTGAGCAAAACCTCGGTCAACTGCAGAGCCTGGTTCAAAAGGGTCAGGCCATGGCGTTCTCAATGGGCAATCTGGACGACACGCTGAAACAGCGGTTCCAGAGCTACGCGGAGTTCGCGAAGAACGGCCTGCCGGATGGGCAGTCGTTCTCGACCATGTATCAAGGCTGGTCGGATACGAACCGGGACACGATCTCCTCGACGCTGAAGGCGGCCGGATACACCTCCGATCAATTCGCGACCGAAGAGGACACCATGCGCCAGCTACGGCAGCATTCTCAGTCGGCCGAGGGACAAAAGCAGGCCCTGCAGGTTGGCCACGAGATTGCCGCTCAGCAAGTTGAACAGATGCAGAAGCTTCGCGGTCTTGTCTCACAGCAGATGACCATGATGGGGACCTGGTACCAGTCTGAACAGACGGCACGCGATCACACCAAAGCAGCCTCAGATCAGTTCTTCAAAAACCCGAACGTCTCTTCTGGGAACGGGCAAGACTTCAAACCTCAGTGGTAAACATATGACATTCAAACTTCCTATCGTTGTGTTGATCGCGCTTCTCGCGGCTGTTGCCGGTGCGGGCGCAACATACGTGATCGTACCGAAAACCGATCCCGAAGTTACCGAACTGCTGAGACGCCAAGTTGAGTTGGCGGAGGAAGCAAAAGCAAAGCGTGAAGCTTCCCAGAAGGCCGCCAAAGAATTCTTCAAGGCGCCCGATATTGAACCGGGCAGCGGGCAGGATTTCAAACCTCAGTGGTAAGTAAGTAGGGGGCTGTGACTATGGCCAGGGGAAAGTTCGGACCACTTTTGGGAACACTCGTTTTGGGAATGGTGTTCGCAAGCATATTCGCCTCGACTGGATTTGCCCAGAGCGGCGGGGCGCTGGATACTGTTCAAAACAGTTTGGCAAACGCCGCAAAGAGCTGGGAGTCCACGCTCATTAGCGGCGCAACATCTCTCTTCTGGCTGCTTGCCACGATCGAGATCGGCTTGGCGGCTGTCTGGCTAGGCGTGAACGCAGCCTCTCTGGAGGTCTGGGCGACAGAATTGGTCAAACGGATCATTTTTATCGGCTTTTTCGCATTCGTGCTGACCCAAGGCCCACAGCTAGCAAAGGACATCGTTGATAGCCTTTGGGGGATCGGAAGCGGAAGTGTCTCGGGTAAACTCTCCCCTGCCGACCTCTTCGATACAGGTTTGCAGGTCAACGGCATCCTGAATGAGCAAATTCAAAATCTGGATTGGACTGCCATTGCTCAAGCATTGATGCTTGCCGGCTCCGGCCTCATCGTTCTCCTTTGCATGGCGTTGTTTGCGGCAGTTTTGCTCTCTGTCATCGTAGAAATGTACATCGGGCTTATCGCCGGCATGATCATGCTCGGTTTGGGCGGCTCGTCCTACACTAAAGACTTTGCCGTTCGCTATCTGATCTACGCGTTCAGCATCGGCATGAAATTGATGGCCCTCAGCATCATCGCCAAGACCGGTTCAAGTCTTTTGACGAACCTGGCGGCGGATCCGACCATGACGACAACCGCATCTGGTCCCGGCATGCTGGCAGCTATTGCGTTGGCGATGTTCGCGCTTTCAATCTTCGTTCCGAACATCGTCCAGGGCGTGGTTCAAGGAGTGTCTGCCGGCAGCGGTATGGAAGTCATTAGATCCGGACAAGGGACATCCTACTACGCTGGCGCGGCATTCCGGCAAACTGCCAGCGTGGCGGGGGGAATTGCCGGAGCCGGGATCGGCGCGGCCGGATTGGCGTCGAGTTCTTATCAAGCTGGGAGAGCAGCGTCCGATGCCGGGCACTCGCCAGCCCGCAGTGTTGCGGCTGCATTTGGCACAGGCGGAAAAGCCCTAGCCTCCGCAGCCGCGGACAAGTTGACCGGAGCGCCGAGCGCTCACGGGTCTTCAACGCTAGGTCTCGCCAATCACAAGCTGAAGCAATCCCTTCCAAACAAACCAACTGGCGGCGGGTCTTCGCCCAAATCCTCCTGAGCAATAGGCACCTAGATGGCAAAACATACTCCAATCGATAATCCCTATCTTGCCGCTCGGATGGAATGGAACGAGCGCTACGGATCATACGTACGCACCGCTCGCGTTTGGCAGGGTATCGGCCTGCTCGCTATGGCGATGGCGATCATCGGCTTTGGGTTCGCGCTCTACCAGAGCACGCAAGTCAAGCTCGTTCCTTATATCGTAGAGGTGGACAAGCTCGGCACACCCGCGATCGGTGGCTTCCCTGCTCAGATTGAATACGCCGATGAGCGCGTTGTCCGTTCCATGCTCGGAGCCTGGATCACTAATTTCCGCTCTGTTACGCCGGACACGGTTGTCGCCAAAGGATACATCGACCGAGTTTACGCGATGCTGCGGCAGACGGACGTTGCCACCCAAAAGGTCAACAACTTCTACCGGACGAACTCTCCGTTCGATCGGGCGCAATCCCGCACCGTGTCAGTCGAGGTGACGAGCATCGTGCCCCTCTCCAATCAATCCTATCAGATCGACTGGACCGAGATCGAACGGGACAGGAAGGGCAAAGAGCTTCAGACGAAGCGCTGGCGCGGAGTTGCGGCCGTGACTCTATCGCCACCACAGGATGAAGCTATCATCAGGCTAAATCCAATCGGTCTTTATCTCAAGGACTTCGATTGGACCGCGCAATTGTAAGCAAATCACACGCTCAGAGAGTGAAAGTTATGTTCCAGAAAATCAGACTGCACGCGGGCGTGTGCATGTTCGTGGCTGCGGCCGCTGGCACCGTCCTACCTGTTCAAGCTTTGGCTGCCGACTACACGGCAAAGGAGCTGCGCGCCCTCGGGCTTTCAAGCGACTGGCGCAACGGCCGCGGCGTCATTACCAAAGGTCCGGACGGCAAGGTGATCTATCTCTACGGCCAGGTCCAGCCAACAGTGGTTTGCGCTCCCCTGCAGGTCTGCGACGTGGAGCTGCAGCCTGGGGAAGCCGTTCGCAACGTCATGGTCGGGGATACGGTTCGCTGGAAGGTGGATCCGGCAACATCGGGGGGACCGGGGGGAAATTCAGTTCACTTGATCATCAAGCCGACTGAACCCGGGCTTGTCACATCCATGGTGGTGACGACATCGAGGCGCACCTATCAGATCAAACTTCAAAGCGACAGTCACCGTTACATGGCCCGGGTGG includes:
- the trbB gene encoding P-type conjugative transfer ATPase TrbB, translating into MVAVKGGESRRRLIAGLEDTLGSTVLSALSDEAVVEIMLNPDGQLFIERVGKGMEPSGEMTPHDAQIIMGKVAHALGTEITSDKPIISGELPIGGHRFEGLLPPVVSKPSFTIRKKASLLIPLSKYVEDGVMTDGQTAVIRDAVAGRKNILVSGGTGTGKTTLTNAIIGEMVSVAPDHRLVILEDTAEIQCAARNAVILHTSDTVDMQRLLKSTMRLRPDRIIVGEVRDGAALTLLKAWNTGHPGGIATVHSDNAYTALTRLEQLIAEVSQQPMSQVIAEAVDLIVSIERSPEKGRIVRDIVSVSGFRDGTYDVRSAVASQFLNKNSNDRQGTLHVA
- a CDS encoding TrbC/VirB2 family protein — encoded protein: MSRNFVFLLFLAGAGLYLIEPAFASGGGSLPWEGPLQQIQASINGPVAGAVGLIAVAIAGGMLIFGGELNDFARRMAYVVLVLGILLGASTIVGLFGSSGASIGIAPEGKAATVDPARD
- a CDS encoding conjugal transfer protein TrbD; this encodes MTDAPGLNRARIHRALSRPTLLFGADRELVLVTGLASVILIFVILKPYAAVLGVAIWIVVVGVLRMMAKADPRMRAVYLRHVRYRAYYRPTSTPWRKY
- a CDS encoding conjugal transfer protein TrbE gives rise to the protein MVALKKFRHVAPSFSDLLPYAALVDNGIVLLKDGGLMAGWYFAGPDSESSTAFERNEVSRQINSVLARLGNGWMIQMEAVRIPSTGYPAKESSHFPDPITALIDDERRRHFEAGEGHFESQHALILTYRPPEKNKSKLVKYIYSDEASRNTSFASRTLEYFKTTIREFEQYMANVVSIRRMETHEVPEREVGREGERRGRYDDLLQFARFALIGENHPIRLPDIAMYLDYLVTAEFHHGLNPIIDGRYVGVVAIDGFPAESWPGILNALDLMPITYRWSSRFIFLDPIEARAVLEKTRKKWLQKVRPLMDQLFKTNSGSLDQDAMMMVGETEDAIAEASSQLVAFGHYTPVIVLFDTNQARLQEKCEAVRRLIQNEGFGSRIETLNTTEAFLGSLPGVSYANVREPLVSTRNLADLAPLNSVWAGSPEAPCPFYPIGCPPLMQVASGSSPFRFNLHVGDLGHTLIFGPTGSGKSTLLALIVAQFFRYLNAQVFVFDKGKSMYPLTLAVGADHYDVGKSETLAFAPLSSLEDDTDKAFAAEWLETLIEMQGVKVLPEHRNAITTQIDLMSKSQRRSLTDFVSGVQNREIKDALQYYTVDGPMGALLDAEADGLSLSRFQTFEIEELMNMGDRNLIPVLLYLFRRIEKRLTGNPSLLILDEAWLMLGHPVFRDKIREWLKVLRKANCAVVLATQSISDADRSGIIDVLKESCPTKVCLPNGEARVSGTREFYEKLGFNEQQIEIIASAIPKREYYVTSPDGRRLFNMALGPITLSFVGASAKDDLKRIDELHLHYGEKWPAEWLKQRGIDNAEQLLV
- the trbJ gene encoding P-type conjugative transfer protein TrbJ; its protein translation is MPNSFLSKSLASVLCVIGLAGPAHAGGGGITGATEFTQILNNSELIALGGQNAEQIANQVQQIGNQIQMIENQISIYENMLQNTLSLPMQVWGEVEQNLGQLQSLVQKGQAMAFSMGNLDDTLKQRFQSYAEFAKNGLPDGQSFSTMYQGWSDTNRDTISSTLKAAGYTSDQFATEEDTMRQLRQHSQSAEGQKQALQVGHEIAAQQVEQMQKLRGLVSQQMTMMGTWYQSEQTARDHTKAASDQFFKNPNVSSGNGQDFKPQW
- the trbL gene encoding P-type conjugative transfer protein TrbL — its product is MARGKFGPLLGTLVLGMVFASIFASTGFAQSGGALDTVQNSLANAAKSWESTLISGATSLFWLLATIEIGLAAVWLGVNAASLEVWATELVKRIIFIGFFAFVLTQGPQLAKDIVDSLWGIGSGSVSGKLSPADLFDTGLQVNGILNEQIQNLDWTAIAQALMLAGSGLIVLLCMALFAAVLLSVIVEMYIGLIAGMIMLGLGGSSYTKDFAVRYLIYAFSIGMKLMALSIIAKTGSSLLTNLAADPTMTTTASGPGMLAAIALAMFALSIFVPNIVQGVVQGVSAGSGMEVIRSGQGTSYYAGAAFRQTASVAGGIAGAGIGAAGLASSSYQAGRAASDAGHSPARSVAAAFGTGGKALASAAADKLTGAPSAHGSSTLGLANHKLKQSLPNKPTGGGSSPKSS
- the trbF gene encoding conjugal transfer protein TrbF, which translates into the protein MAKHTPIDNPYLAARMEWNERYGSYVRTARVWQGIGLLAMAMAIIGFGFALYQSTQVKLVPYIVEVDKLGTPAIGGFPAQIEYADERVVRSMLGAWITNFRSVTPDTVVAKGYIDRVYAMLRQTDVATQKVNNFYRTNSPFDRAQSRTVSVEVTSIVPLSNQSYQIDWTEIERDRKGKELQTKRWRGVAAVTLSPPQDEAIIRLNPIGLYLKDFDWTAQL
- the trbG gene encoding P-type conjugative transfer protein TrbG translates to MFQKIRLHAGVCMFVAAAAGTVLPVQALAADYTAKELRALGLSSDWRNGRGVITKGPDGKVIYLYGQVQPTVVCAPLQVCDVELQPGEAVRNVMVGDTVRWKVDPATSGGPGGNSVHLIIKPTEPGLVTSMVVTTSRRTYQIKLQSDSHRYMARVGFDYPEDIQAKFEAANRQLEASIIPGAGVPAENLDFKYHVHGQARWRPTRVYSDGTKTYIQFPSGMASGDAPVLYITSGGQNQIVNYRLKGTLMIVDYTIDQAVLVSGVGYSQQKVRINRGG